In Siniperca chuatsi isolate FFG_IHB_CAS linkage group LG16, ASM2008510v1, whole genome shotgun sequence, the following proteins share a genomic window:
- the LOC122863018 gene encoding probable serine/threonine-protein kinase kinX isoform X6, with amino-acid sequence MTEAVEARSSTTTTMVIDSKSGDAGAPPARGSKKTFTDDLHSTFSSPLAWILVLALIITWSCVFVIMFDLMDYKTISGRPPPAVRKVLKESGRRGGLSKIGSDPMKVVNDAVEESTHVISVILKFAANLIVPEEDEGNLYAVRKKDTRWLEEEEEVEVKIKKAKGEFLPSRSKVIGMQAKMKPPADEVAEDEEEVGEEEGEEGDEVEAAGEEEEGEEEYYEEEEYEEEEEEYYEEEEEEYEEEEEEYEEEEEEDRVEEEEEVGGVKEEEEEEKEEEEDGVEAVDEVDEVEEEEEDEVGGLDEEEEEEEEEEEEEEGEGEGAEVVEEEEEEEERAEVVEGEVKEEEKEEEEGPREEEEEGEGVEGAADEEEDEQEEEEEVEVAAEMEQDEDEDEEDEKEPEAAAAEIDEDDDGDEVKEEAAEEEKADKDDDDEDEEDDEVSPEPISTSEDEESAVSPDSEALVDVKDSDEDVTLPDEDDEKDEEEHDEDDTSDDAFTDTSDVSESALLSSEEEEEMDDDDDEDDRLAEGVATSDSDDVIAEDTDDDLELDLPPIPAASEDDEDDEVDDHKLAEEEDFPPLPVVEDDDDDEHLEDDVKVAEDTDEDDDDDDLDQSDEDISVASSEHFADDEDDEEDSDLKDEDKDVHVDLDDAEDEDDRDKPDDVTEEDIHDDDDDKEEEEEEVGIPPFESTDSGVLGDEDDDDDIALKTDISYDTTDDDDKDDEDTDTSSFETFDQEDENEIAETFVDTEKDDEELTSESLASEDEEDDDDDEDKEDDDDDADDILLAAATATAFTVQEEAVKTEADTGEDEDEDDVKQAADEEKTEEDETEKIVISQPAAFEEEDEGEDEEPTAVLKKTVDEPEDKKEEYDEDDDEEKATVDVIKPVPEPEDEAAKTEPAVCPCMHSAKAKESATKTADKKEASRRVSAVRRRKDREAVKTDEKPKRKGLPRIAGLGPNIRRIRKTPTILRAKRAEKTKTSKTETKKQEEVPESGEEVGPCRPAPVYCPSPPGWYVHHIVTDNPYPPPTMSAPSAPVLTAHPVHPGAPPLQPLYQQQPLPPMHPLYAQYQPYQPPMQPVMQPQPEPVHPIPPVEPVQPEATEQEAPVQPEIQTPAAEAQPAVAPVQGEKKPETVEKDVKAASTKKAAKKRTKAADSEKEPAAGKEKKKKDAAVSKDETKAGTAKKEPTARKEKTKSPAVAKKEPVVKEKTKTAAVAKKEPAAERQKRKSASKKTEASPVKSKSKASTAKKDPDPEPRPQPIRLRTRLEAVKRANVTSQAKEEKPARSSSEPAKTRSKLLEEKQKEPQAEDNTTEKKKPGQRYFQCIYVPGKNAQYPLRPFTPAMSPTMMSPALRSMLEQQRAARAAGQ; translated from the exons ATGACTGAAGCAGTTGAAG CGCGGTCGtcgaccaccaccaccatggtCATCGACAGTAAGAGCGGAGACGCCGGGGCACCGCCTGCGCGAGGGTCCAAGAAAACTTTTACAGATGACCTTCACTCTACCTTCAGCTCCCCACTGGCCTGGATCTTGGTTCTGGCTCTCATCATTACATggtcttgtgtttttgtcatcatGTTTGATCTGATGGACTACAAGACCATCTCAG GTCGTCCACCTCCTGCTGTCAGGAAGGTTTTAAAGGAATCAGGCCGTAGAG GAGGCCTCAGCAAGATCGGCTCAGACCCCATGAAGGTGGTGAACGATGCCGTGGAGGAATCAACACACGTGATCAGTGTAATATTGAAATTTGCTGCCAACCTAATTGTTCCTGAAGAAGATGAAG gaAATCTATACGCAGTGAGAAAAAAAG ATACAAGAtggttggaggaggaggaggaagtggaggtgAAGATTAAGAAAGCAAAAG GAGAATTTCTACCATCCCGAAGTAAAG TTATAGGGATGCAAGCAAAGATGAAACCACCAGCGGATGAAGTCGCGGAGGACGAAGAAgaagtgggagaggaggagggagaagagggagacGAAGTGGAGGCtgctggggaggaggaggagggagaggaggagtatTATGAGGAGGAAGAgtatgaagaggaggaagaggagtattatgaggaggaagaagaagaatatgaggaggaggaggaagagtatgaggaggaggaggaggaagacagagtggaggaggaggaggaggtaggaggagttaaagaagaggaggaggaggaaaaagaagaagaagaggacggaGTAGAAGCTGTGGATGAGGTGGacgaggtagaggaggaggaggaggatgaggtaGGAGGActtgatgaggaagaggaggaggaggaggaggaggaggaagaagaagaaggagaaggggaGGGGGCAGAAGttgtggaagaggaggaggaagaagaggagagggcaGAAGTGGTGGAGGgagaggtgaaggaggaggagaaggaagaggaggaagggccgagagaggaagaggaagagggagagggagttgaaggagctgctgatgaagaggaggatgagcaagaggaggaagaggaggtggaggtagCTGCTGAGATGGAGcaagatgaggatgaagatgaggaggatgagaaggaacctgaagcagctgcagctgagattgatgaagatgatgatggagaTGAAGTGAAAgaggaagcagcagaagaagaaaaggctgATAAAGATGAcgatgatgaggatgaagaagatgatgaagtTTCTCCTGAACCTATCTCCACTTCTGAGGATGAAGAGTCGGCTGTGTCTCCCGACTCTGAAGCACTGGTTGATGTCAAAGACAGTGACGAAGATGTAACTCTGCCTGATGAAGATGACGAAAAAGACGAAGAAGAACATGATGAAGATGACACCAGTGACGATGCGTTCACTGACACCTCAGACGTCAGTGAATCTGCACTTCTTtccagtgaggaggaggaagagatggatGATGACGACGATGAAGATGACAGATTAGCTGAGGGTGTTGCAACATCTGATAGCGATGATGTCATTGCAGAAGACACAGATGATGACCTGGAGCTTGATCTTCCTCCTATTCCTGCTGCCagtgaggatgatgaagatgatgaagttGATGATCATAAACTCGCTGAAGAGGAAGATTTTCCTCCTTTACCTGTTGtcgaagatgatgatgatgacgaacACCTGGAAGATGATGTCAAAGTTGCCGAAGACactgatgaggatgatgatgatgatgatctggACCAATCAGACGAGGACATCTCTGTTGCCTCCTCTGAGCACTTTGCAGAcgatgaagatgatgaggaagaCAGTGACCTCAAAGATGAGGACAAAGATGTCCACGTTGACCtcgacgatgctgaagatgaagatgatcgTGACAAACCCGATGATGTCACTGAAGAGGACATccacgatgatgatgatgataaagaagaggaagaggaggaagtcGGCATCCCTCCCTTTGAGAGTACAGACAGCGGAGTCTTaggtgatgaagatgatgatgacgacattGCTCTTAAAACAGACATCTCCTATGACACAAccgatgatgatgataaagatGATGAAGATACTGATACCAGCTCATTTGAGACCTTCGATCAAGAAGACGAAAACGAGATCGCAGAAACATTTGTTGACACTGAAAAAGATGATGAAGAACTCACATCAGAGTCCTTAGCTAGCGAGGATGAAGAagacgacgatgatgatgaagataaggaagatgatgatgatgatgctgatgacatCTTGCTAGCAG CTGCCACTGCAACAGCGTTCACTGTCCAGGAGGAGGCAGTAAAGACTGAGGCAGACACCGGCGAGGACGAGGATGAGGATGACGTCAAACAGGCTGCTGATGAAGAAAAGACTGAGGaggatgaaacagaaaaaattg TTATCAGTCAGCCTGCTGCttttgaggaggaggatgagggagaAGATGAAGAGCCGACAGCTGTACTAAAGAAAACTGTAGACGAACCCGAAGATAAAAAAGAGGAGTATGATGAAGACGACGATGAGGAGAAGGCAACGGTGGATGTGATCAAACCTGTGCCTGAACCTGAGGACGAAGCAGCAAAGACTGAACCCGCAG TGTGCCCCTGTATGCACTCTGCGAAGGCCAAAGAGTCTGCCACCAAGACTGCAGACAAAAAAG aagCTTCACGGAGGGTTTCAGCTGTGAGAAGGAGAAAAG ACCGTGAAGCTGTGAAGACAGATGAAAAGCCAAAGAGGAAAG GTCTACCCAGAATTGCAGGTCTGGGGCCAAATATCAGGAGGATCAGAAAGACCCCCACTATTCTCAGAG CCAAGAGAGCGGAAAAGACCAAGACTTCCAAAACAG AGACCAAAAAACAAGAAGAGGTCCCAGAATCTGGAGAAGAAG ttgGCCCTTGTAGACCTGCACCGGTCTACTGCCCGTCTCCACCTGGCTGGTACG TTCATCACATCGTCACAGACAACCCGTACCCTCCTCCGACCATGTCAG CTCCATCCGCTCCTGTTCTGACCGCTCACCCGGTCCATCCCGGAGCTCCACCACTGCAGCCTCTGTATCAGCAACAGCCACTTCCACCGATGCACCCGCTCTATGCACAATACCAACCATATCAACCGCCAATGCAGCCGGTGATGCAGCCTCAACCAGAACCAGTACATCCCATCCCACCAGTTGAGCCAGTCCAGCCAGAAGCCACAGAACAAGAGGCTCCTGTTCAGCCTGAGATCCAGACTCCAGCTGCTGAAGCTCAGCCTGCTGTAGCGCCAGTCCAGGGAGAGAAGA AACCAGAGACTGTTGAGAAAGACGTGAAGGCTGCCTCCACCAAGAAAG CTGCAAAGAAGAGAACCAAGGCTGCTGATTCAGAAAAAG AGCCAGCAGCGggcaaagagaagaaaaagaaag ATGCTGCTGTTTCGAAAGACGAAACCAAAGCTGGCACTGCAAAGAAAG AGCCAACAGCAAGGAAAGAGAAAACCAAAAGTCCTGCAGTGGCTAAGAAAG AGCCAGTTGTAAAAGAGAAAACCAAAACTGCTGCGGTTGCTAAGAAAG aGCCTGCAGCTGAACGACAGAAGAGGAAATCAGCCTCTAAAAAGACAG AAGCATCACCTGTCAAGAGCAAATCCAAGGCATCTACAGCCAAGAAAG atccagatccagaacCACGTCCACAGCCGATCAGACTGAGAACGAGACTAGAAGCTGTAAAGAGGGCGAATGTAACCTCTCAGGCAAAGGAGGAGAAACCTGCCAGATCTTCGTCTGAACCAG CCAAGACAAGATCAAAATTATTGGAGGAGAAGCAAA AAGAGCCCCAGGCTGAAGACAATActacagaaaagaagaaaccag GCCAGAGATACTTCCAGTGCATTTATGTCCCTGGTAAAAATGCACAGTACCCCTTGCGACCTTTCACCCCAGCCATGTCCCCCACCATGATGTCCCCTGCACTCAGGTCCATGTTGGAACAGCAGAGAGCAGCGAGGGCGGCGGGGCAATAG
- the LOC122863018 gene encoding probable serine/threonine-protein kinase kinX isoform X8 has protein sequence MTEAVEGGLSKIGSDPMKVVNDAVEESTHVISVILKFAANLIVPEEDEGNLYAVRKKDTRWLEEEEEVEVKIKKAKGEFLPSRSKVIGMQAKMKPPADEVAEDEEEVGEEEGEEGDEVEAAGEEEEGEEEYYEEEEYEEEEEEYYEEEEEEYEEEEEEYEEEEEEDRVEEEEEVGGVKEEEEEEKEEEEDGVEAVDEVDEVEEEEEDEVGGLDEEEEEEEEEEEEEEGEGEGAEVVEEEEEEEERAEVVEGEVKEEEKEEEEGPREEEEEGEGVEGAADEEEDEQEEEEEVEVAAEMEQDEDEDEEDEKEPEAAAAEIDEDDDGDEVKEEAAEEEKADKDDDDEDEEDDEVSPEPISTSEDEESAVSPDSEALVDVKDSDEDVTLPDEDDEKDEEEHDEDDTSDDAFTDTSDVSESALLSSEEEEEMDDDDDEDDRLAEGVATSDSDDVIAEDTDDDLELDLPPIPAASEDDEDDEVDDHKLAEEEDFPPLPVVEDDDDDEHLEDDVKVAEDTDEDDDDDDLDQSDEDISVASSEHFADDEDDEEDSDLKDEDKDVHVDLDDAEDEDDRDKPDDVTEEDIHDDDDDKEEEEEEVGIPPFESTDSGVLGDEDDDDDIALKTDISYDTTDDDDKDDEDTDTSSFETFDQEDENEIAETFVDTEKDDEELTSESLASEDEEDDDDDEDKEDDDDDADDILLAAATATAFTVQEEAVKTEADTGEDEDEDDVKQAADEEKTEEDETEKIVISQPAAFEEEDEGEDEEPTAVLKKTVDEPEDKKEEYDEDDDEEKATVDVIKPVPEPEDEAAKTEPAVCPCMHSAKAKESATKTADKKEASRRVSAVRRRKDREAVKTDEKPKRKGLPRIAGLGPNIRRIRKTPTILRAKRAEKTKTSKTETKKQEEVPESGEEVGPCRPAPVYCPSPPGWYVHHIVTDNPYPPPTMSAPSAPVLTAHPVHPGAPPLQPLYQQQPLPPMHPLYAQYQPYQPPMQPVMQPQPEPVHPIPPVEPVQPEATEQEAPVQPEIQTPAAEAQPAVAPVQGEKKPETVEKDVKAASTKKAAKKRTKAADSEKEPAAGKEKKKKDAAVSKDETKAGTAKKEPTARKEKTKSPAVAKKEPVVKEKTKTAAVAKKEPAAERQKRKSASKKTEASPVKSKSKASTAKKDPDPEPRPQPIRLRTRLEAVKRANVTSQAKEEKPARSSSEPAKTRSKLLEEKQSKAEKAEKKSVKEAQDKEKHPSQAKEPQAEDNTTEKKKPGQRYFQCIYVPGKNAQYPLRPFTPAMSPTMMSPALRSMLEQQRAARAAGQ, from the exons ATGACTGAAGCAGTTGAAG GAGGCCTCAGCAAGATCGGCTCAGACCCCATGAAGGTGGTGAACGATGCCGTGGAGGAATCAACACACGTGATCAGTGTAATATTGAAATTTGCTGCCAACCTAATTGTTCCTGAAGAAGATGAAG gaAATCTATACGCAGTGAGAAAAAAAG ATACAAGAtggttggaggaggaggaggaagtggaggtgAAGATTAAGAAAGCAAAAG GAGAATTTCTACCATCCCGAAGTAAAG TTATAGGGATGCAAGCAAAGATGAAACCACCAGCGGATGAAGTCGCGGAGGACGAAGAAgaagtgggagaggaggagggagaagagggagacGAAGTGGAGGCtgctggggaggaggaggagggagaggaggagtatTATGAGGAGGAAGAgtatgaagaggaggaagaggagtattatgaggaggaagaagaagaatatgaggaggaggaggaagagtatgaggaggaggaggaggaagacagagtggaggaggaggaggaggtaggaggagttaaagaagaggaggaggaggaaaaagaagaagaagaggacggaGTAGAAGCTGTGGATGAGGTGGacgaggtagaggaggaggaggaggatgaggtaGGAGGActtgatgaggaagaggaggaggaggaggaggaggaggaagaagaagaaggagaaggggaGGGGGCAGAAGttgtggaagaggaggaggaagaagaggagagggcaGAAGTGGTGGAGGgagaggtgaaggaggaggagaaggaagaggaggaagggccgagagaggaagaggaagagggagagggagttgaaggagctgctgatgaagaggaggatgagcaagaggaggaagaggaggtggaggtagCTGCTGAGATGGAGcaagatgaggatgaagatgaggaggatgagaaggaacctgaagcagctgcagctgagattgatgaagatgatgatggagaTGAAGTGAAAgaggaagcagcagaagaagaaaaggctgATAAAGATGAcgatgatgaggatgaagaagatgatgaagtTTCTCCTGAACCTATCTCCACTTCTGAGGATGAAGAGTCGGCTGTGTCTCCCGACTCTGAAGCACTGGTTGATGTCAAAGACAGTGACGAAGATGTAACTCTGCCTGATGAAGATGACGAAAAAGACGAAGAAGAACATGATGAAGATGACACCAGTGACGATGCGTTCACTGACACCTCAGACGTCAGTGAATCTGCACTTCTTtccagtgaggaggaggaagagatggatGATGACGACGATGAAGATGACAGATTAGCTGAGGGTGTTGCAACATCTGATAGCGATGATGTCATTGCAGAAGACACAGATGATGACCTGGAGCTTGATCTTCCTCCTATTCCTGCTGCCagtgaggatgatgaagatgatgaagttGATGATCATAAACTCGCTGAAGAGGAAGATTTTCCTCCTTTACCTGTTGtcgaagatgatgatgatgacgaacACCTGGAAGATGATGTCAAAGTTGCCGAAGACactgatgaggatgatgatgatgatgatctggACCAATCAGACGAGGACATCTCTGTTGCCTCCTCTGAGCACTTTGCAGAcgatgaagatgatgaggaagaCAGTGACCTCAAAGATGAGGACAAAGATGTCCACGTTGACCtcgacgatgctgaagatgaagatgatcgTGACAAACCCGATGATGTCACTGAAGAGGACATccacgatgatgatgatgataaagaagaggaagaggaggaagtcGGCATCCCTCCCTTTGAGAGTACAGACAGCGGAGTCTTaggtgatgaagatgatgatgacgacattGCTCTTAAAACAGACATCTCCTATGACACAAccgatgatgatgataaagatGATGAAGATACTGATACCAGCTCATTTGAGACCTTCGATCAAGAAGACGAAAACGAGATCGCAGAAACATTTGTTGACACTGAAAAAGATGATGAAGAACTCACATCAGAGTCCTTAGCTAGCGAGGATGAAGAagacgacgatgatgatgaagataaggaagatgatgatgatgatgctgatgacatCTTGCTAGCAG CTGCCACTGCAACAGCGTTCACTGTCCAGGAGGAGGCAGTAAAGACTGAGGCAGACACCGGCGAGGACGAGGATGAGGATGACGTCAAACAGGCTGCTGATGAAGAAAAGACTGAGGaggatgaaacagaaaaaattg TTATCAGTCAGCCTGCTGCttttgaggaggaggatgagggagaAGATGAAGAGCCGACAGCTGTACTAAAGAAAACTGTAGACGAACCCGAAGATAAAAAAGAGGAGTATGATGAAGACGACGATGAGGAGAAGGCAACGGTGGATGTGATCAAACCTGTGCCTGAACCTGAGGACGAAGCAGCAAAGACTGAACCCGCAG TGTGCCCCTGTATGCACTCTGCGAAGGCCAAAGAGTCTGCCACCAAGACTGCAGACAAAAAAG aagCTTCACGGAGGGTTTCAGCTGTGAGAAGGAGAAAAG ACCGTGAAGCTGTGAAGACAGATGAAAAGCCAAAGAGGAAAG GTCTACCCAGAATTGCAGGTCTGGGGCCAAATATCAGGAGGATCAGAAAGACCCCCACTATTCTCAGAG CCAAGAGAGCGGAAAAGACCAAGACTTCCAAAACAG AGACCAAAAAACAAGAAGAGGTCCCAGAATCTGGAGAAGAAG ttgGCCCTTGTAGACCTGCACCGGTCTACTGCCCGTCTCCACCTGGCTGGTACG TTCATCACATCGTCACAGACAACCCGTACCCTCCTCCGACCATGTCAG CTCCATCCGCTCCTGTTCTGACCGCTCACCCGGTCCATCCCGGAGCTCCACCACTGCAGCCTCTGTATCAGCAACAGCCACTTCCACCGATGCACCCGCTCTATGCACAATACCAACCATATCAACCGCCAATGCAGCCGGTGATGCAGCCTCAACCAGAACCAGTACATCCCATCCCACCAGTTGAGCCAGTCCAGCCAGAAGCCACAGAACAAGAGGCTCCTGTTCAGCCTGAGATCCAGACTCCAGCTGCTGAAGCTCAGCCTGCTGTAGCGCCAGTCCAGGGAGAGAAGA AACCAGAGACTGTTGAGAAAGACGTGAAGGCTGCCTCCACCAAGAAAG CTGCAAAGAAGAGAACCAAGGCTGCTGATTCAGAAAAAG AGCCAGCAGCGggcaaagagaagaaaaagaaag ATGCTGCTGTTTCGAAAGACGAAACCAAAGCTGGCACTGCAAAGAAAG AGCCAACAGCAAGGAAAGAGAAAACCAAAAGTCCTGCAGTGGCTAAGAAAG AGCCAGTTGTAAAAGAGAAAACCAAAACTGCTGCGGTTGCTAAGAAAG aGCCTGCAGCTGAACGACAGAAGAGGAAATCAGCCTCTAAAAAGACAG AAGCATCACCTGTCAAGAGCAAATCCAAGGCATCTACAGCCAAGAAAG atccagatccagaacCACGTCCACAGCCGATCAGACTGAGAACGAGACTAGAAGCTGTAAAGAGGGCGAATGTAACCTCTCAGGCAAAGGAGGAGAAACCTGCCAGATCTTCGTCTGAACCAG CCAAGACAAGATCAAAATTATTGGAGGAGAAGCAAA GCAAAGCTGAGAAGGCTGAAAAGAAATCTGTCAAAGAGGCTCAAG ATAAAGAGAAACACCCATCACAAGCTA AAGAGCCCCAGGCTGAAGACAATActacagaaaagaagaaaccag GCCAGAGATACTTCCAGTGCATTTATGTCCCTGGTAAAAATGCACAGTACCCCTTGCGACCTTTCACCCCAGCCATGTCCCCCACCATGATGTCCCCTGCACTCAGGTCCATGTTGGAACAGCAGAGAGCAGCGAGGGCGGCGGGGCAATAG